Proteins encoded in a region of the Vitis riparia cultivar Riparia Gloire de Montpellier isolate 1030 chromosome 7, EGFV_Vit.rip_1.0, whole genome shotgun sequence genome:
- the LOC117917442 gene encoding ethylene-responsive transcription factor-like protein At4g13040 isoform X1, whose amino-acid sequence MVSLRRRKNLGLCAGRASFLAPLPKFSENGNAPVNHVQPARPFSVHPVPSDDAKQPIVVNSAKVGPGSSNVSGSSSSKEQHSKPFSGQEIKRRKRHRRKHFQDQEPCVMRGVYFKNMKWQAAIKVDKKQIHLGTVGSQEEAAHLYDRAAFMCGREPNFELPEEEKDELRQFKWEEFLEMTRRAITNKKHKRRLGAGLQKHSEPPQQNSDVEGDQGTNGFSASEDVEPDTSAS is encoded by the exons ATGGTGAGCTTAAGGAGGCGCAAAAACCTGGGACTTTGTGCTG GACGCGCTTCTTTTCTAGCTCCACTTCCTAAGTTTTCTGAGAATGGTAATGCTCCTGTTAATCATGTCCAACCGGCAAGACCATTCAGTGTGCATCCTGTGCCTTCTGATGATGCTAAACAACCAATAGTG GTAAATTCCGCGAAAGTAGGTCCTGGATCCTCGAATGTATCTGGTTCTAGCTCATCAAAAGAGCAGCATAGTAAGCCATTTTCAG GACAAGAAATTAAACGCAGAAAACGACACCGGAGAAAGCATTTTCAAGACCAGGAACCATGTGTAATGAGAGGTGTCTATTTCAAGAATATGAAATGGCAGGCAGCAATAAAAGTCGACAAGAAACAAATCCACTTAGGAACTGTTGGTTCACAGGAAGAAGCTGCCCATCTGTATGACAG GGCTGCTTTTATGTGCGGGAGAGAGCCCAACTTCGAGCTTCCAGAGGAGGAGAAGGATGAACTTAGGCAGTTCAAATGGGAAGAGTTCTTGGAAATGACCCGTCGTGCAATCACTAACAAAA aACACAAGAGAAGGCTTGGGGCAGGGTTGCAGAAGCATTCTGAGCCTCCACAGCAGAATAGTGATGTGGAGGGCGATCAAGGCACAAATGGTTTCTCAGCTTCAGAAGATGTAGAGCCAGATACATCAGCCTCTTGA
- the LOC117917442 gene encoding ethylene-responsive transcription factor-like protein At4g13040 isoform X2 — protein sequence MVSLRRRKNLGLCAGRASFLAPLPKFSENGNAPVNHVQPARPFSVHPVPSDDAKQPIVVNSAKVGPGSSNVSGSSSSKEQHRQEIKRRKRHRRKHFQDQEPCVMRGVYFKNMKWQAAIKVDKKQIHLGTVGSQEEAAHLYDRAAFMCGREPNFELPEEEKDELRQFKWEEFLEMTRRAITNKKHKRRLGAGLQKHSEPPQQNSDVEGDQGTNGFSASEDVEPDTSAS from the exons ATGGTGAGCTTAAGGAGGCGCAAAAACCTGGGACTTTGTGCTG GACGCGCTTCTTTTCTAGCTCCACTTCCTAAGTTTTCTGAGAATGGTAATGCTCCTGTTAATCATGTCCAACCGGCAAGACCATTCAGTGTGCATCCTGTGCCTTCTGATGATGCTAAACAACCAATAGTG GTAAATTCCGCGAAAGTAGGTCCTGGATCCTCGAATGTATCTGGTTCTAGCTCATCAAAAGAGCAGCATA GACAAGAAATTAAACGCAGAAAACGACACCGGAGAAAGCATTTTCAAGACCAGGAACCATGTGTAATGAGAGGTGTCTATTTCAAGAATATGAAATGGCAGGCAGCAATAAAAGTCGACAAGAAACAAATCCACTTAGGAACTGTTGGTTCACAGGAAGAAGCTGCCCATCTGTATGACAG GGCTGCTTTTATGTGCGGGAGAGAGCCCAACTTCGAGCTTCCAGAGGAGGAGAAGGATGAACTTAGGCAGTTCAAATGGGAAGAGTTCTTGGAAATGACCCGTCGTGCAATCACTAACAAAA aACACAAGAGAAGGCTTGGGGCAGGGTTGCAGAAGCATTCTGAGCCTCCACAGCAGAATAGTGATGTGGAGGGCGATCAAGGCACAAATGGTTTCTCAGCTTCAGAAGATGTAGAGCCAGATACATCAGCCTCTTGA
- the LOC117917497 gene encoding putative ubiquitin-like-specific protease 1B yields the protein MMNRQQAPPPRAHFFEPSFSVVLSNLKSNATTQVILERCAMYLDPDTLGHDLSSCDMMFIPVCENNHWHVHVVNFAAGRVEILSSLPLRRGNNISAATRRLSMALHKALHAYRIHMDVDVSSFVHVQPHLLQQLNGFDCGILALKFMEFWNGATLTTSVAVDKTNMYRLQLVLQLVLNERNSVRDTIMAACHL from the exons ATGATGAATAGACAACAAGCACCACCACCTCGCGCACATTTTTTTGAGCCTTCGTTCTCG GTTGTTCTAAGCAACCTCAAATCTAATGCAACCACGCAAGTCATCCTGGAAAGATGCGCTATGTATCTGGATCCTGACACATTGGGCCATGATCTTAGTTCATGTGACATG ATGTTCATCCCGGTTTGCGAGAATAATCACTGGCACGTGCATGTTGTTAATTTTGCAGCTGGAAGAGTTGAGATACTTTCGTCATTGCCCCTAAGGCGGGGCAACAACATCAGTGCTGCAACACGACGATTATCAATGGCACTCCACAAAGCACTGCATGCATATAGAATCCATATGGATGTGGATGTCTCAAGTTTTGTGCATGTCCAACCACACCTTCTCCAACAGCTGAATGG GTTCGACTGTGGTATCCTTGCACTAAAGttcatggaattttggaatgGGGCGACCTTAACTACTTCAGTGGCAGTG GACAAGACGAACATGTACAGACTCCAGCTAGTGCTGCAACTAGTGCTCAATGAACGCAACAGTGTCAGAGATACAATTATGGCCGCATGTCATTTGTGA